In Streptomyces nojiriensis, the sequence GGCAGTCGGTCCGTCAAGCCCTGCACAGAATGGTCTGCCTTGCTCCAGATCGGGGTCGCCACCGCTCCGGGCACGAGGACGGACACGCGGATGTTCCATGGCCGCAGCTCGCGTCGCATCGACTCCGCCATGCCGTTCAGTGCGTGCTTTGACGCGGCGTAGGGTCCAAAGCAGGGTGCGGCGATGTGTCCTGCGATAGAGCTCGTGAAGAGTACGCGTCCGTCCCCGTGATCGCGGATCAGGTCAAGAACCGCCTGAGTCACGGCCAGCTGGCCGAAGACGTTGACCTCGAACTGGCGTCGCATCTCATCGATGGTCACGTATTCCAGGGGGCCGCCTGTCGCGGCGCCGGCGTTGTTCACCACTCCGCGGAGGCGCTGCCGGCCCAGGAGCCGGCGGATCGAATCGGCCGCCTCCGTGATCTGGCTGCCACTGGTGACGTCCAAGAGGATCTCGTGCACCGCACCTGGTAGTCCGTCGCCCTTCGGCGCGTCACCGGCCCTACGCACACCGGCGAATACGGTCACACTTCGCCCGGCGAGGTCCAGAGCGATTGCCCTGCCGATCCCACTGGATGTACCGGTGACGAAGACTGCTTCGTCTCTGGTTTCCTCGAGGTGCCGGCCAAAAGGTGAGTGACGCCTCACGCGGCGGCCTCCTCGACTGCTCATGAACAAAGAAGCGGAGTGAAACGGTTGCGAACAGTTACGTCACCATGATGAGCGAGAACCCACCTTTGCTCCCTTGTCCCCACCGGGAGCTCGTCGACTCATCACCCGAACGCACCACTGTCGCGCCGGTAGGCCGGCGAGCCGTTATACGGAATTCGGGTTAGACTGATGACATGCTGGTGATAGCCCTTTCCGCCATGCTGGCGTTCTTCGCCATAGCTCAACTGCGGATACTGGTCATTCATGCATATTCCCAGATGAAGGGTGTCGGGGGGCAGGCCATCGAACTCACCCGGCCGACCAGTTACTCCTGGCCGACGGTCGTGGTGCAACTCCCCATTTACCGAGAACACAAAGTTCTCAACCGACTCCTCACGGCGGTAACGAACCTCGACTATATGGATGGCCGACTCGCGGTGCAGGTTCTGGACGACTCCGAGGGGGAGGAGGCCGCGCTGGCCAAGGCCGTCGTCGACGCACATCGCCGAGGCTCCGTCCCGATCGAATACGTCCACAGGACAAGCCGCGACGGGTACAAGTCAGGGGCGCTCAACCACGGTATGCGGATGGCCGATTGCGACCTCGTGGCGATTTTCGACGCGGACTTCACACCTGATCGTGACTTCCTCGTCAAAACCGTGCCCCTGTTCGAGGATGCTCGCGTCGCTGCAGTCCATACGCGGTGGCGGCACCGCAACGGTCTTTCGTCCGCTCTGACGCTGTTCCAAGCGGCGGTCATCGACAGCCTGTTCTGCTTTTCGAGCGGGATCCGCCAGGCCAGGGGGGAGTCCACCATATATCTGGGGACCAGCGGGGTCTGGCGGAAGCGCACGATCGAAGAACTCGGCGGGTGGCACGAAGCACCGTTCACCGACGACGGCATCGACCTCAGCTTCCGTGCCCAGCTCGCGGGATGGTCGGTCGTCTTCGTCAACGAGGCATTGGCCACCAGCGACCTTCCCAGCACCTACCTCAGCTACAAAAACCAGCAACGCCGCTGGGCGCGCGCGGCATTCCGGCTCTTCCTCGACTATGGGAAGAAGGCGCTCAGTCCGCCACAGGGCAAGAGACGTCGATTTCTTGAGCTTTCTTCCTTGCACCTGGTTCTGGGTACACCGGTACTCGTCCTGACCGGAGTGCTCTCCAGTGCATACGTCGTTCTCGGGCTCCCCCGCACTCCGTACTGGGCGATCACCCAAGTCGGTCTCAGCGCGTTTCTCGTACTGTTCCCGCCGCTGCAGGAATGCGTGCTCTCGCAGAGAATTCTGTACGACGACTGGGCGCGGCGGTGTCTGCGTCTCCCACTGTCGTTGCCGCTCGCCATCGGCGTATCGGTCTCCATCCTGGCCGGCTTCCGGGACACGATCAAGCGAGACGAGCCGGAGTTCGTGAGAACCCCCAAGGAAGGGTCGTCGGGCATTATCCGGAAGAGCGAAGCGAAGTGGGTCGGAACCGCCTCGCGGATCGCATGGTGTGAACTGGGCCTGGGTGTCGCGTTCCTCTCGGCCGGGCTGCTGTCCGTCGTGCGCGGGTACGCCGAATCGTGTTTCCTGCTCTCGTCCCTGGCAGTGGCTTTCCTGGTCGCGAGTGCGAGGAGCGGATCGGAGATCCGACGAGCCGTTCACCGGCCGGCTACCCCAGCCCCCGCAGGCACATCAGATTGACCCGCCCGTTTCCCTGGCGACGGATCTCCCGCCGGATGGCGTCCCGGTCCTGGGGGAACGTCACCGGTCGAGGAGGGGGCCCCGCCAGGGAGACGTCGTCGAATCCGCATGCGGCCAGAGCCGCCCAGAACGAGTCGATCGACTCACCCGCAGCGGCCAGCGTCCGCTCGTTGAGCTCGATGATCAGAACCAGACCGGGATTTCGACGGCTCAGCTCCCGCATACCGGCCAACGCCGCGACCTCGTGCCCTTCAATGTCGATCTTGACCAGATCCACTCGTGGCCACAGACTCTGTTCGGCCCATGCGTCCAAGGTGGTGCACGCAACGGTCTCCCTCGGCCCCGGACCATCGCCGGCCGCCGAGGCCCGGTGGACGCTGGACAGCATGCTGTCGGGCGTGCCCGCGAACAGCGTCACTGCACCGACCGAATCTCCCACGGCACTCGGCACCACGTGGATCTCGCCGCCCACGTCGTTCTCCGCCACGTTTCTCCGGAGGATGGGGAGCAGTGCCGACGACGGCTCGAACGCCCAGACCGTGCTCGCCGCTCCGCCGAGGCGCGCGCACAGCAGCGTGAAGTAGCCGAGGTGCGCACCGACGTCCACGACCGACATGTTCGGCCTGACGAGGTGCCGGATGAGTGCCGCGACGTCGCGGTCGTGCATGCCCATCGCCAGCATCTGCAGGTGATACGAGGGGCGCCCTTCGTGGTAGAGCCGAAAGCCGTCGACCTCGACGGGGATCCCCGGATCCGTCAGAAGCGAGTGGGGAAACAGCCACCGGTGCAGGGGTGCGCCGAGTTCGGCAAGGAGTGGCGCAAGGGGACCAGAACGGTCGAACCACCAGGCTCCGGCTCGATGAACAGCGCGTACGCCGCGCAGAGTGAATGCGCGCAGCGGTGATGCGGGACGTGGCATGAGCGGACCTACCAAACCACGAGGGCAACGACAATGGGGGCGAGGACGATGTTCACCCCGTGTGTCGCCATGCAGAGCCACAGAGAGCCCGTCCGTGCGTGCACCCAGCACCAGATCATGCTCACGCCGAAAGCCCATACAAAGTATGCTGCGCCGGCCACATACGGGTATGCAGGCAAAAGGTAGACCAGTTGGGCCGAGTGGCGGAGTCCGAACAGGGTGGACGTGAGGACCGAAGCGATCGGCAGCGAGTAGCGCCCCAACAGCGAGCCTTGGAGGAATCCCCGGTAGAAGAGTTCCTCTCCGAACATGGGCCACAGTCCCAGGAAGACGTACACGATGATCAGCGCGAACCAGCTTCCATAACGCGCGGCGTACAGATCCGCGAACTTCCCATAGGTCGCGAGCAGGTTCCATGCGGGATCCCGCGTCTTGTCGAGGACGGTCATGGCGAGGCTGTAGAGAAGGATGAAGCCGCCGATGAACGCGATGGCGGCAGCAAACGGTCGGCCCTGCTTCGGAAGATGCGCCCGAATCTCAGGCCAGGGTCGGCCGGTGGGGCGAACCCGA encodes:
- a CDS encoding glycosyltransferase, whose amino-acid sequence is MLVIALSAMLAFFAIAQLRILVIHAYSQMKGVGGQAIELTRPTSYSWPTVVVQLPIYREHKVLNRLLTAVTNLDYMDGRLAVQVLDDSEGEEAALAKAVVDAHRRGSVPIEYVHRTSRDGYKSGALNHGMRMADCDLVAIFDADFTPDRDFLVKTVPLFEDARVAAVHTRWRHRNGLSSALTLFQAAVIDSLFCFSSGIRQARGESTIYLGTSGVWRKRTIEELGGWHEAPFTDDGIDLSFRAQLAGWSVVFVNEALATSDLPSTYLSYKNQQRRWARAAFRLFLDYGKKALSPPQGKRRRFLELSSLHLVLGTPVLVLTGVLSSAYVVLGLPRTPYWAITQVGLSAFLVLFPPLQECVLSQRILYDDWARRCLRLPLSLPLAIGVSVSILAGFRDTIKRDEPEFVRTPKEGSSGIIRKSEAKWVGTASRIAWCELGLGVAFLSAGLLSVVRGYAESCFLLSSLAVAFLVASARSGSEIRRAVHRPATPAPAGTSD
- a CDS encoding SDR family NAD(P)-dependent oxidoreductase gives rise to the protein MSSRGGRRVRRHSPFGRHLEETRDEAVFVTGTSSGIGRAIALDLAGRSVTVFAGVRRAGDAPKGDGLPGAVHEILLDVTSGSQITEAADSIRRLLGRQRLRGVVNNAGAATGGPLEYVTIDEMRRQFEVNVFGQLAVTQAVLDLIRDHGDGRVLFTSSIAGHIAAPCFGPYAASKHALNGMAESMRRELRPWNIRVSVLVPGAVATPIWSKADHSVQGLTDRLPTRAKELYGSTLENMRRYMASAAAGRSISPSVVARAARHALYARQPKAVYLMGAEARAGVALSTALPTRVFDALLARQLSRSPSR
- a CDS encoding CPBP family intramembrane glutamic endopeptidase, with translation MANVRRPAVPDAQAAEPTAPVGGLHPLTVLCIGVLVTAVALPESWQGWPYAPFPVFHACLAIVIPLWFRVRPTGRPWPEIRAHLPKQGRPFAAAIAFIGGFILLYSLAMTVLDKTRDPAWNLLATYGKFADLYAARYGSWFALIIVYVFLGLWPMFGEELFYRGFLQGSLLGRYSLPIASVLTSTLFGLRHSAQLVYLLPAYPYVAGAAYFVWAFGVSMIWCWVHARTGSLWLCMATHGVNIVLAPIVVALVVW
- a CDS encoding FkbM family methyltransferase, producing the protein MLAMGMHDRDVAALIRHLVRPNMSVVDVGAHLGYFTLLCARLGGAASTVWAFEPSSALLPILRRNVAENDVGGEIHVVPSAVGDSVGAVTLFAGTPDSMLSSVHRASAAGDGPGPRETVACTTLDAWAEQSLWPRVDLVKIDIEGHEVAALAGMRELSRRNPGLVLIIELNERTLAAAGESIDSFWAALAACGFDDVSLAGPPPRPVTFPQDRDAIRREIRRQGNGRVNLMCLRGLG